CCGAACTGGTTCGACATCAACATCGCCGGTTACGCCATTCCGACCGGTGTGCTGGTTCCGGGCCTGGTGATTCCGGGGCTCCTCTTCGGCGGACTGGCCGTCTGGCCGTTCGTGGAATCCTGGATCTCCGGTGACAAGCGGCACCACAACGTCGCCGACCGTCCGCGCAACGCGCCGGTCCGCACGAGCGTGGGCGTCGCCGGCGTCACCTTCTACGGCCTGCTGTGGATGGCCGGTTCCAACGACATCCTCTCGGAGACGTTCTCGATCAGCCTGTACGCGAGCACCTGGTTCTTCAGGTTCGCCGTGATCTTCGGGCCGATCATCGCCTTCATCGCCACCAAGCGCATCTGCCTCGGGCTGCAGCGCCGCGACCTGGAGACGCTGGAGCACGGCTACGAGAGCGGGACCATCCAGCAACTGGACAGCGGCGAGTTCATCGAGGTGCACAAGGAGTCCTCGACGGAGACCGTGCACGTCCTGCAGAGCAAGAAGCCGGTGCCGCGCATCGAGGCCGACGCCCTGGACGAGAACGGCGTCGAGTCGCCGCAGAAGCGCGGCATCATGGGCAGGATCCGCCTGGGCCTGGCCCGCTGGTACACGAAGGACAACGTCTCCTTCGACGGCGCGGTGCCGCACAACGGCCACGTCGGCCACGTCGGCCCCAACGAGAGTGCCGAGACGGGCAAGGAAGAGGTCGTGGGAACCCGCTGAGCCGAGCTCAGGGGCCACTGAAGGGCCCGGTCGCCCCCCAAGGCGGCCGGGCCCTTCTCCGTTGCCCTCGGAGCCTCTCAGGGCCGCGCCGTCCTCCGCCGAGAAGATCCGACCCGCCCCAGGAGGGAGCGCGCGCCCGCCCCAGAAGGAAGTGCGCGCGCACCCCAGGAGGGAGGGCGCGAGCACCTCGACCCCAGGGGGTTGTGAAGGCCCGCCCCAGGAAGGATGGCGCGCGGGTGGGTCCCCTCCACCTCAATCCCAGGGGGTCGTGAAGGCCCGCCCCAGGAGGGACGGCGCGCGGGCGGGCGATTTCCGTCTATGGGCCTTCGGCCACGCGAGAGGATCGCCCAACCACCGCGGATCCCTCCTTCGGCTGAGCTCTCAAGACCCCCGGTGGCCGAGGAGAGCGACACAGAAGTTCTCCCGGGAGCTTCCGGACTGGCTCCCCGCCCGTAGACGCCGAGAGGCCCCCGGAGCGGTGCTCCGGGGGCCTCTCGGGCTTCGGTGTGCTGCGGGGCGAAGACCGCGGAGACTACTCGGTCTCGCCGCTCTCGCCGGCCTCGCCGAACGGGGAACCGGGGGAACCGGCCTCGTCGGTCTTGTCGGCCTCACCGACCTCGCTGTTGCTCAGCCACTCGTCCCAGGAGCGCTGCCAGTAGCCCCAGCCGTTGTCGACCTCGAGCTCGCGGTCGGTACCGGTGATGACCAGCGGGTCGCCCATGTAGCTGTTCTCGTAGAACCACTTGGCGTCCTCGGTGGAGAGGTTGGGGCAGCCGTGGCTGAGGTTGGCCTCGCCGAGCTGGCCGTTCCACGGGGCGGCGTGGGTGAACTCGCCGCTGTTGGAGAAGCGGACGGCGTAGTTGACGTCCAACTTGTAGTACTCGGGGTGCCCCTCGGGGATGCCGACGGTGGCCGAGTCCATGACGAGGTGCTGGTACTTCTCCATCGTCAGGTGGGTACCGCTGGTGGTGGTGTAGGCGCGGGTGGTGGCCTTGCCGATGCTGGTGGGGAAGTCCTGGACCTGCTCGCCGTCGCGCTCCACCGTCATGCGGTGGGTGTCGCTGTCGATGGTGCTGATCTGGGACCGGCCGACCTCGAAGTCGAGCTGGTGGTTCTCGACCCCGTAGACGCCCTCGCTCGCCTGGACACCGGCCAGGTGCATGTTCACGGTGACCTTCTGGTTGGGCTCCCAGTACTCCTTGGGCCTGAACACCACCATCTGGTCGCCGAACCAGTTCCACGCGCCTTCGGCGGGCTGCTCGGAGGTGACCTCCATCGCCGCCTCGACCGCGGCCTTGTTCTGCACCGGCAGGTCGAAGTTGACGATCACCGGCATTCCCACGCCGACGGTGTCGTCGCTGACGGGGAAGTTGGACTGCAGCTCCAGCCGCTGGCCCGCGGTGGCGGCGAGCGTGGAGAACTCGCTGACGACCTCGGTCTCCTCGCCGCCCTCGTTCTCGGCCGTGGCGGTGACGGTCACCTGGCTGCCGGGCGTCAGCGTCCAGTCGCTGGTCCACTCGGTCTCGTCCTCGTTGAGGGTGCCGGTGATGGCGTCGAAGGCGTCGCCGGCCTCCTCCTCGCCGCCCTCTTCGCCCTCGGAGGCGCCGGTCTCGCCCTCGGGACCGTTCTGGGCGTCGCTCTCACCACCGCTCTGGGTGACCTGAACGTCGGTGATGGTCCCGTTGGCCGCGGTGACGGTGATCGGCAGGTCCGGGCGCACCTCCGTGGCGCCGTCCTCCGGAGAGATCTGCACCTCGACCGGGTCGCCGCCGCCGCTGTCCCCTTCGGCACCGGTGGTGTCGGCACCGGAGCCGGAGCACGCAGCGGTGAGGACGAGACTCACCCCTGCCAATCCGGCTCCCAGGCGACGGAGCACCAGTGGGAATGCACTGCCCTTCACGCGTGCGACCTCCAGCATCGGCTCGACTTGCGGGAATCCTGTCCGGTTGGACGCGCGGCCGAGCGAAAAAGTTTCCGGAAAAATGGCAAGAGCGGCCAAAACGTGATCAACGCCCATAGGGCGGGCCGGGCCGCTCCAAAAAGAATACCCCGGCGGTCGGCGGTCTCTGCTGACATCGCCGACCGGCCGGGGTCACAAGAAGATCCCGAATGGGAACCGGCCCGGTCCCCCACCGAGGTCGATCAGTGCTGGAACTCCTTGCGGTAGTACTCGAACACCCAACCGATGGCGGTCAGGATGACGGCCAGGAAGCCGATGAAGACCATCCACCAGCCGATCGCGATGCCCACCGCGGTGAACGCGACCGCCATCGCGACGAACAGCGGCCACCAACTGTGCGGGCTGAAGAAACCGTACTCGCCGGCGTTCTCCGCGATCTCGCCGTCGAGGCGCTCCTCCGGCGGCAGGCCGTGGTAGCGCTCGCTGCGCCGGGCCGCCTGCCAGAGCCAGAAGCCGATCATCCAGCCGAACCCGATCGCCACGATGAGCGCGACGGTGCCCGTCCACTCGATCTTGCCATCGACGATCCACGCCCAGTAGGCGTAGAGGCCCGCGATGAGCCCGAAGAAGGTCGAGACCCCCATAAACAGATATGCCTGCATCTTCATGGTGAAGCCGCCCTCCTACTTCGTGCTCGCCGGGACCGGGGCCGCACCGGCGGCGGCGTGCGGATGGTGCAGGTCGAACGCCGGGCGCTCGGACCGGATGCGCGGCAGCGAGGTGAAGTTGTGCCGCGGCGGCGGGCACGAGGTCGCCCACTCCAGCGAGCACCCGTAGCCCCACGGGTCGTCGACCTCGACCTTCGGCGCGTTCTTGTGGGTGGTCCAGATGTTCCAGAAGAACAGCAGCGTGGAGGCGCCCAGGACGAACGAGGAGACCGAGGAGACCTGGTTCAGCGCGGTGAAGCCGTCGGAGGGCAGGTAGTCGGCGTAGCGCCGCGGCATGCCCTCGGCGCCCAGCCAGTGCTGCACCAGGAAGGTGCCGTGGAAGCCGAAGAACAGCAGCCAGAAGTGCCACTTGGCCAGCGGTTCGTTGAGCATCTTGCCGGTGAACTTGGGCCACCAGTAGTAGAAGCCGGCGAACATCGCGAAGACCACGGTGCCGAAGACCACGTAGTGGAAGTGCGCCACCACGAAGTAGGAGTCGGTGACGTGGAAGTCGATCGGCGGGGAGGCCAGGAGCACGCCGGTGAGACCGCCGAAGAGGAACGTGACCAGGAATCCGATCACGAACAGCATCGGGCTCTCGAAGGTCAGCTGGCCGCGCCACATCGTGCCGATCCAGTTGAAGAACTTCACGCCGGTCGGGACGGCGATGAGGAACGACATGAACGAGAAGAACGGCAGCAGCACCGCACCGGTCGGGAACATGTGGTGCGCCCACACGGTGACCGAGAGGCCGGTGATGGCGATGGTCGCGGCCACCAGGCTCTTGTAGCCGAAGATCGGCTTGCGGCTGAACACCGGCAGGATCTCGGTCGCGATGCCGAAGAACGGCAGCGCGATGATGTAGACCTCGGGGTGGCCGAAGAACCAGAACAGGTGCTGCCACAGGATGGCGCCGCCGTGCTCGGGGCTGAAGACCTGCGTGCCGAACATGCGGTCGGCGCCCAGGGCGATCAGCGCCGCGGTCAGCACCGGGAAGGCGATGAGCACGAGCACGCTGGTCAGCATGGTGTTCCAGGAGAAGATCGACATCCGGAACATGGTCATGCCGGGCGCGCGCATGCACAGGCCGGTCGTGATGAAGTTGACCGCAGCGAGGATCGTGCCCAGACCGCTGACGACCAGGCCGAGGATCCACAGGTCGCCGCCGATCCCCGGCGAGCGGACCGAGTCCGACAGCGGAGTGTAGGCGAACCAGCCGAAGCTGGCCGCGCCGCCGGGGGTGATGAAGCCCGCGATGACGATCAGGCCGCCGAACAGGAACAGGTAGTACCCGAACAGGTTGATGCGCGGGAACGCCACGTCGGGCGCGCCGATGTGCAGCGGCATGATGATGTTGGCGAACCCGACGAACAGCGGGGTCGCGAACAGCAGCAGCATGATCGTGCCGTGCATGGTGAAGAGCTGATTGTAGGTGCCGTTCGTCATGAGCTGCATGCCCGGGTACATCAGCTCGGCACGGATCATCAGCGCCATGATGCCCGCGATGATGAAGAAGACGAACGAGG
This sequence is a window from Spinactinospora alkalitolerans. Protein-coding genes within it:
- a CDS encoding L,D-transpeptidase codes for the protein MKGSAFPLVLRRLGAGLAGVSLVLTAACSGSGADTTGAEGDSGGGDPVEVQISPEDGATEVRPDLPITVTAANGTITDVQVTQSGGESDAQNGPEGETGASEGEEGGEEEAGDAFDAITGTLNEDETEWTSDWTLTPGSQVTVTATAENEGGEETEVVSEFSTLAATAGQRLELQSNFPVSDDTVGVGMPVIVNFDLPVQNKAAVEAAMEVTSEQPAEGAWNWFGDQMVVFRPKEYWEPNQKVTVNMHLAGVQASEGVYGVENHQLDFEVGRSQISTIDSDTHRMTVERDGEQVQDFPTSIGKATTRAYTTTSGTHLTMEKYQHLVMDSATVGIPEGHPEYYKLDVNYAVRFSNSGEFTHAAPWNGQLGEANLSHGCPNLSTEDAKWFYENSYMGDPLVITGTDRELEVDNGWGYWQRSWDEWLSNSEVGEADKTDEAGSPGSPFGEAGESGETE
- a CDS encoding cytochrome c oxidase subunit 4, with translation MKMQAYLFMGVSTFFGLIAGLYAYWAWIVDGKIEWTGTVALIVAIGFGWMIGFWLWQAARRSERYHGLPPEERLDGEIAENAGEYGFFSPHSWWPLFVAMAVAFTAVGIAIGWWMVFIGFLAVILTAIGWVFEYYRKEFQH
- the ctaD gene encoding aa3-type cytochrome oxidase subunit I: MTAVSQTPVGGAQARSARKGSIIVNWMTSTDHKVIGYMYLITSFVFFIIAGIMALMIRAELMYPGMQLMTNGTYNQLFTMHGTIMLLLFATPLFVGFANIIMPLHIGAPDVAFPRINLFGYYLFLFGGLIVIAGFITPGGAASFGWFAYTPLSDSVRSPGIGGDLWILGLVVSGLGTILAAVNFITTGLCMRAPGMTMFRMSIFSWNTMLTSVLVLIAFPVLTAALIALGADRMFGTQVFSPEHGGAILWQHLFWFFGHPEVYIIALPFFGIATEILPVFSRKPIFGYKSLVAATIAITGLSVTVWAHHMFPTGAVLLPFFSFMSFLIAVPTGVKFFNWIGTMWRGQLTFESPMLFVIGFLVTFLFGGLTGVLLASPPIDFHVTDSYFVVAHFHYVVFGTVVFAMFAGFYYWWPKFTGKMLNEPLAKWHFWLLFFGFHGTFLVQHWLGAEGMPRRYADYLPSDGFTALNQVSSVSSFVLGASTLLFFWNIWTTHKNAPKVEVDDPWGYGCSLEWATSCPPPRHNFTSLPRIRSERPAFDLHHPHAAAGAAPVPASTK